The Pangasianodon hypophthalmus isolate fPanHyp1 chromosome 25, fPanHyp1.pri, whole genome shotgun sequence nucleotide sequence TTGGGTACAGGTAGATCAGGTAGGTAGCAAAGACCTCGCTATGGTGGGCACTAAAACTGTTTCTTTAGAAACTACACTGTCCGTTTACTCCATGGGTGAGGTGCTAGAACTAATGAACCACTTTAGGAATCAAAGGACATTCTGGTAGATCAGTAAGCGGGTCTGTCTCTGTTGGTGGGTCTCTCCAGATGATGGGTTTAGTTCCCCAACACATTGGTGGTACAGTCATTGAGCTTGAGCACCTGGATTCTGGGGTCAGTTTAGATTCTTGTGACTCCAAAGTTCTGGAGAAGACATCTGGATTCTGATAGTTGGAACCTAGGCAATAAGATGGAATGAAGTCAAAGCAGGGAAAAGTCATGTTCCTCTGGTTTGGGgacattttagattttgtgGCTCCCGGATATGAGCTCGGTTTTTATGGTTGGCCCAGATCAGGACTAGATGTTTGGTCCCCTCTAAACAGCACTTTCAAAGCCAGCTTGACTACAAACAATTGACAATGTTTGCTGGGGGTCAATGAATGAGTTGGAGAAGGACAAGGGTGAAGCTCAACATCATGACTAGATCACTGGGACGGCACAGCTCCAACCCCAACACCTGAGTCTTCCCGCTTCCGTTATGAAGGCCAGGTCAGGGTCAGGAAGTGCTAGGACAGGGACTGGGGCTGATGTGAAATGATTTTATAGATCAATGGTCTTTAATCTGATTTGAAAATGGCCAGTAATGCTGCagatttcattccaaccaaaGCAACAACTCCACCTAACTCTACCTCACTAATTCATATATCTGGATTCTCAAACAAATATTAGGTGCAGGTCCTGTTTCTGTGGAGCAAAAACCTACAGACACGCATAAATTGTGGATAAAAATCACCTGATCTACATCAATACAAGTTTTGTCTGTCTGTACTGTTCATCTCAAACAGTTGGAAGGTCTCTTGGTCAGAGTTATATGAGGTGTAgcaatggtgcaaaaaaaattccTATCCAAAACGttgtaaaaatgcaaaacaacagaAAGAGCACCACCACATTCATCTGGGCCGAAACCAATCCCTGACAGCCTGAAGCTGGCTGGGGTCCATCTATATGTAACTTTTATTCATGGTGAATCCTGAGGAGATGCTTAAATGATGAAATTGATTCATCACTAGTGTAACAAACAGATGATTTTTGCAGAAGCTTTCCAAAACCTGTCTGAAGTGCAGGACATGCTCATGAAGAGATCATAAGATGAAAATATCATAGAGGTACACAATGACAAAGAGGTGTGTGATCCCTTTGTTATGATCCCTGAGGACACAATTAACATAGactgttttaattaatatgaaaGAGCGCAAGAAAACTTCAAGCCAGTTCTCTAGAAGCAGTTGTTACCTTCCTCTCCTTAAGCATTAGAGTAAGTGTTGGGTTCAGGGGATCCTCCCTTTAGTTCCACACATTAGACAGTGGACACTAACGCCTAGAGTTAATCCCCAGAGAGCCACACCAAGTTGTTTTTGTATGTGTCCATGAGTATATAAAGCCAGGTCTGACAGTAGGCAGTCACCGAGCTACAGTGAAGGAGCATCCAGATCATCTCTACACACTGAAGCATCATGGAGTCCAGAGCGTCTCTCTCCATTCTAGCCCTGCTGCTTGGCTTCTCGCAAGCTCTCTATCTCAACCAGCCTCAGCCCGTGGACATCACATCAAAGATTCTCACCACCAACAACGGTCTGATAACTCGCTGATCTCAACCACACTAGACCAGCATCATTACTGCTACACATTCTACAAATAGGGGCCTAGAAAATGTCTTTTCTAAGATAATGCTCTAAAATAATGATTCTATTTTGTGTGCTTGCACCAGTGACAGAAAGTCTGGTGGTGAGGGTTTTATTTGAGACCAGAATATTTGACTTAAAAACCTAAGACACTACAATACTGCTTATTGGTTTTGCTGTCCTTATccctttttgtttctctgtatGAAGGATCCAGTGAACTGTTGTTGGAGGGAGACATACTCTTGCCAAGAAGCAGGAACGCTCTGGTCTGCACCGACAGCAGTTGCTTTTGGAAGAAGTCCTCAAATGGCTTAGTGGAGGTGCCTTTCAAATTGAGCAGTGTTTACTGTAAGTGAAAGACTTCCTCATTCACAATGTCCAGTTATGACACATTTCTGTCTATTTCTTAATGCTACGgccattttctttacagctttCTCTGACAGGACTGTAATTGCCAATGCCATGGCCACCTTCCACAGCAAAACCTGCATTCGTTTTGTTCCCAGGACAGATCAAACTGACTACCTCAGCATCGAGAGCAAAGACGGGTGAGAACCACTGAAACATTTAACATAACTTATTCATGGAGTTTGGCGGTCTTTATTCCTATGCACAGTGCAATATTTTAGCTTCAGTGACATGGCGaatcttctctcttttctctcagatgCTACTCTGCTGTGGGCAGAACAGGTGGTGCTCAGGTGGTGTCTCTCAGCACGGTGGGTTGTATTTACCACGGCATTGTCGAGCACGAGCTGAACCATGCACTCGGTTTCTACCACGAGCATACTAGGAGCGACCGCGACAGGTACGTCACCATCAACTGGGCAAACATCGACCCAGCAATGCAGTCTAATTTTAACATGATGAACACCAACAACCTGAAAACGCCGTACGACTACTCCTCCGTGATGCACTATGGAAAAACGGCTTTCTCCATCAACGGTCTGGACACCATCACTCCTATTCCTGATCCGTCAGTGAAGATCGGACAGAGAGACGATCTGTCTCCCACCGACATCCTGAGGATCAAAACTCTCTACAACTGCTGAACTTGTTTAGACTTTTTGTCTTGATTTAACTTTGCTGTAACATTGTATAGCTGTTAATGACAAAGCATACAGTGGTGACTTCACTTGCTGTGGTAACAAAATATGGAATCATACAATAAAAAGGCTACAAGCATGATTTTCTTAGTGTGTACTTTAAAGAGTTATTTCACCTAAACAACATGAAACAGGTTCTGTCGTTCCAGAACCATAAATCTCAAAATAAGATGTATTGCCACACCATCAATGTTCACACCTGCAATATCATGTATGTAccatgattttatttcatatcatttggTATAGTTGAACCAGCACATAGACATGCATGACTACATATAAATCTAAAAACTAAAGCTTTGAGGATAGTCATCAAATTTAGACTTTACTGCAAAAAACACTGCCTGTGAAAAAATCCTAACATACCAGTTCTGTTGTTAGaatgtttttcaaaaatttGTCCCAAAAGATTAGACTACTCCAGGGAGTCGAGGTGGAGACTTGTTATTGTGGAGGTGGAGTCGAGGTGGAGACTTATTGGTGAAACTGATAAGAGAGGCTTAGAGATGCACCAAAATGGTTTACAAAAGTCTCTTCGAATTGAGAATATCCTGAGTAGACCATGCAAATGGACGAAATGAGGTAGCATTATATCAGCAGTGTAAGTTGAGGATAGCTTGGATAgtgacacaaaatgaaatggttTAGAAATTCTGTCCATAGTGACCAAGACAATGGTGTTATCTCAACATGTATTCTTGCATTGGGTACAGGTAGATCAGGTAGGTAGCAAAGACCTCGCTATGGTGGGCACTAAAACTGTTTCTTTAGAAACTACACTGTCCGTTTACTCCATGGGTGAGGTGCTAGAACTAATGAACCACTTTAGGAATCAAAGGACATTCTGGTAGATCAGTAAGCGGGTCTGTCTCTGTTGGTGGGTCTCTCCAGATGATGGGTTTAGTTCCCCAACACATTGGTGGTACAGTCATTGAGCTTGAGCACCTGGATTCTGGGGTCAGTTTAGATTCTTGTGACTCCAAAGTTCTGGAGAAGACATCTGGATTCTGATAGTTGGAACCTAGGCAATAAGATGGAATGAAGTCAAAGCAGGGAAAAGTCATGTTCCTCTGGTTTGGGgacattttagattttgtgGCTCCCGGATATGAGCTCGGTTTTTATGGTTGGCCCAGATCAGGACTAGATGTTTGGTCCCCTCTAAACAGCACTTTCAAAGCCAGCTTGACTACAAACAATTGACAATGTTTGCTGGGGGTCAATGAATGAGTTGGAGAAGGACAAGGGTGAAGCTCAACATCATGACTAGATCACTGGGACGGCACAGCTCCAACCCCAACACCTGAGTCTTCCCGCTTCCGTTATGAAGGCCAGGTCAGGGTCAGGAAGTGCTAGGACAGGGACTGGGGCTGATGTGAAATGATTTTATAGATCAATGGTCTTTAATCTGATTTGAAAATGGCCAGTAATGCTGCagatttcattccaaccaaaGCAACAACTCCACCTAACTCTACCTCACTAATTCATATATCTGGATTCTCAAACAAATATTAGGTGCAGGTCCTGTTTCTGTGGAGCAAAAACCTACAGACACGCATAAATTGTGGATAAAAATCACCTGATCTACATCAATACAAGTTTTGTCTGTCTGTACTGTTCATCTCAAACAGTTGGAAGGTCTCTTGGTCAGAGTTATATGAGGTGTAgcaatggtgcaaaaaaaattccTATCCAAAACGttgtaaaaatgcaaaacaacagaAAGAGCACCACCACATTCATCTGGGCCGAAACCAATCCCTGACAGCCTGAAGCTGGCTGGGGTCCATCTATATGTAACTTTTATTCATGGTGAATCCTGAGGAGATGCTTAAATGATGAAATTGATTCATCACTAGTGTAACAAACAGATGATTTTTGCAGAAGCTTTCCAAAACCTATCTGAAGTGCAGGACATGCTCATGAAGAGATCATAAGATGAAAATATCATAGAGGTATACAATGACAAAGAGGTGTGTGATCCCTTTGTTATGATCCCTGAGGACACAATTAACGTAGACTGTTTTAATGAATATGAAAGAGCGCAAGAAAACTTCAAGCCAGTTCTCTAGAAGCAGTTGTTACCTTCCTCTCCTTGTAAGAACGGATATTAATTCCCAAAAACACAGTAGGATTTCCAGGCTGTTTATCTTGGGTTAAACAgtaattcctttaaaaatacaAGTCACTCCCTAAATAAAGTGCCTGAGACATATATCAATAACGAAACTTTAAGAGCTACAGTCCATCCATTAGTACAGAATATCCAAACAATCTCCTGACTCCTGCTCTGTTTCAGTAAGGCATTAGAGTAAGTGTTGGGTTCAGGGGATCCTCCCTTTAGTTCCACACATTAGACAGTGGACACTAACGCCTAGAGTTAATCCCCAGAGAGCCACACCAAGTTGTTTTTGTATGTGTCCATGAGTATATAAAGCCAGGTCTGACAGTAGGCAGTCACCGAGCTACAGTGAAGGAGCATCCAGATCATCTCTACACACTGAAGCATCATGGAGTCCAGAGCGTCTCTCTCCATTCTAGCCCTGCTGCTTGGCTTCTCGCAAGCTCTCTATCTCAACCAGCCTCAGCCCGTGGACATCACATCAAAGATTCTCACCACCAACAACGGTCTGATAACTCGCTGATCTCAACCACACTAGACCAGCATCATTACTGCTACACATTCTACAAATAGGGGCCTAGAAAATGTCTTTTCTAAGATAATGCTCTAAAATAATGATTCTATTTTGTGTGCTTGCACCAGTGACAGAAAGTCTGGTGGTGAGGGTTTTATTTGAGACCAGAATATTTGACTTAAAAACCTAAGACACTACAATACTGCTTATTGGTTTTGCTGTCCTTATccctttttgtttctctgtatGAAGGATCCAGTGAACTGTTGTTGGAGGGAGACATACTCTTGCCAAGAAGCAGGAACGGTCTGGTCTGCACCGACAACAGTTGCTTTTGGAAGAAGTCCTCAAATGGCTTAGTGGAGGTGCCTTTCAAATTGAGCAGTGTTTACTGTAAGTGAAAGACTTCCTCATTCACAATGTCCAGTTATGACACATTTCTGTCTATTTCTTAATGCTACGgccattttctttacagctttCTCTGACAGGACTGTAATTGCCAATGCCATGGCCACCTTCCACAGCAAAACCTGCATTCGTTTTGTTCCCAGGACAGATCAAACTGACTACCTCAGCATCGAGAGCAAAGACGGGTGAGAACCACTGAAACATTTAACATAACTTATTCATGGAGTTTGGCGGTCTTTATTCCTATGCACAGTGCAATATTTTAGCTTCAGTGACATGGTGaatcttctctcttttctctcagatgCTACTCTTTTGTGGGCAGAACAGGTGGTGCTCAGGTGGTGTCTCTCAGCACGGTGGGTTGTATTTACCACGGCATTGTCGAGCACGAGCTGAACCATGCACTCGGTTTCTACCACGAGCATACTAGGAGCGACCGCGACAGGTACGTCGCCATCAACTGGGCAAACATCGACCCAGAAATGCAGTCTAATTTTAACTTGAAGAACACCAACAACCTGAAAACGCCGTACGACTACTCCTCCGTGATGCACTATGGAAAAACGGCTTTCTCCATCAACGGTCTGGACACCATCACTCCTATTCCTGATCCGTCAGTGAAGATCGGACAGAGAGACGATCTGTCTGCCACCGACATCCTGAGGATCAAAACTCTCTACAACTGCTGAACTTGTTTAGACTTTTTGTCTTGATTTAACTTTGCTGTAACATTGTATAGCTGTTAATGACAAAGCATACAGTGGTGACTTCACTTGCTGTGGTAACAAAATATGGAATCATACAATAAAAAGGCTACAAGCATGATTTTCTTAGTGTGTACTTTAAAGAGTTATTTCACCTAAACAACATGAAACAGGTTCTGTCGTTCCAGAACCATAAATCTCAAAATAAGATGTATTGCCACACCATCAATGTTCACACCTGCAATATCATGTATGTAccatgattttatttcatatcatttggTATAGTTGAACCAGCACATAGACATGCATGactacatataaatataaaaactaaagCTTTGAGGATAGTCATCAAATTTAGACTTTACTGCAAAAAACACTGCCTGTGAAAAAATCCTAACATACCAGGTTCTGTTGTTAGaatgtttttcaaaaatttGTCCCAAAAGATTAGACTACTCCAGGGAGTCGAGGTGGAGACTTGTTATTGTGGAGGTGGAGTCGAGGTGGAGACTTATTGGTGAAACTGATAAGAGAGGCTTAGAGATGCACCAAAATGGTTTACAAAAGTCTCTTCGAATTGAGAATATCCTGAGTAGACCATGCTAATGGACGAAATGAGGTAGCATTATATCAGCAGTGTAAGTTGAGGATAGCTTGGATAgtgacacaaaatgaaatggttTAGAAATTCTGTCCATAGTGACCAAGACAATGGTGTTATCTCAACATGTATTCTTGCATTGGGTACAGGTAGATCAGGTAGGTAGCAAAGACCTCGCTATGGTGGGCACTAAAACTGTTTCTTTAGAAACTACACTGTCCGTTTACTCCATGGGTGAGGTGCTAGAACTAATGAACCACTTTAGGAATCAAAGGACATTCTGGTAGATCAGTAAGCGGGTCTGTCTCTGTTGGTGGGTCTCTCCAGATGATGGGTTTAGTTCCCCAACACATTGGTGGTACAGTCATTGAGCTTGAGCACCTGGATTCTGGGGTCAGTTTAGATTCTTGTGACTCCAAAGTTCTGGAGAAGACATCTGGATTCTGATAGTTGGAACCTAGGCAATAAGATGGAATGAAGTCAAAGCAGGGAAAAGTCATGTTCCTCTGGTTTGGGgacattttagattttgtgGCTCCCGGATATGAGCTCGGTTTTTATGGTTGGCCCAGATCAGGACTAGATGTTTGGTCCCCTCTAAACAGCACTTTCAAAGCCAGCTTGACTACAAACAATTGACAATGTTTGCTGGGGGTCAATGAATGAGTTGGAGAAGGACAAGGGTGAAGCTCAACATCATGACTAGATCACTGGGACGGCACAGCTCCAACCCCAACACCTGAGTCTTCCCGCTTCCGTTATGAAGGCCAGGTCAGGGTCAGGAAGTGCTAGGACAGGGACTGGGGCTGATGTGAAATGATTTTATAGATCAATGGTCTTTAATCTGATTTGAAAATGGCCAGTAATGCTGCagatttcattccaaccaaaGCAACAACTCCACCTAACTCTACCTCACTAATTCATATATCTGGATTCTCAAACAAATATTAGGTGCAGGTCCTGTTTCTGTGGAGCAAAAACCTACAGACACGCATAAATTGTGGATAAAAATCACCTGATCTACATCAATACAAGTTTTGTCTGTCTGTACTGTTCATCTCAAACAGTTGGAAGGTCTCTTGGTCAGAGTTATATGAGGTGTAgcaatggtgcaaaaaaaattccTATCCAAAACGttgtaaaaatgcaaaacaacagaAAGAGCACCACCACATTCATCTGGGCCGAAACCAATCCCTGACAGCCTGAAGCTGGCTGGGGTCCATCTATATGTAACTTTTATTCATGGTGAATCCTGAGGAGATGCTTAAATGATGAAATTGATTCATCACTAGTGTAACAAACAGATGATTTTTGCAGAAGCTTTCCAAAACCTATCTGAAGTGCAGGACATGCTCATGAAGAGATCATAAGATGAAAATATCATAGAGGTACACAATGACAAAGAGGTGTGTGATCCCTTTGTTATGATCCCTGAGGACACAATTAACATAGactgttttaattaatatgaaaGAGCGCAAGAAAACTTCAAGCCAGTTCTCTAGAAGCAGTTGTTACCTTCCTCTCCTTAAGCATTAGAGTAAGTGTTGGGTTCAGGGGATCCTCCCTTTAGTTCCACACATTAGACAGTGGACACTAACGCCTAGAGTTAATCCCCAGAGAGCCACACCAAGTTGTTTTTGTATGTGTCCATGAGTATATAAAGCCAGGTCTGACAGTAGGCAGTCACCGAGCTACAGTGAAGGAGCATCCAGATCATCTCTACACACTGAAGCATCATGGAGTCCAGAGCGTCTCTCTCCATTCTAGCCCTGCTGCTTGGCTTCTCGCAAGCTCTCTATCTCAACCAGCCTCAGCCCGTGGACATCACATCAAAGATTCTCACCACCAACAACGGTCTGATAACTCGCTGATCTCAACCACACTAGACCAGCATCATTACTGCTACACATTCTACAAATAGGGGCCTAGAAAATGTCTTTTCTAAGATAATGCTCTAAAATAATGATTCTATTTTGTGTGCTTGCACCAGTGACAGAAAGTCTGGTGGTGAGGGTTTTATTTGAGACCAGAATATTTGACTTAAAAACCTAAGACACTACAATACTGCTTATTGGTTTTGCTGTCCTTATccctttttgtttctctgtatGAAGGATCCAGTGAACTGTTGTTGGAGGGAGACATACTCTTGCCAAGAAGCAGGAACGCTCTGGTCTGCACCGACAACAGTTGCTTTTGGAAGAAGTCCTCAAATGGCTTAGTGGAGGTGCCTTTCAAATTGAGCAGTGTTTACTGTAAGTGAAAGACTTCCTCATTCACAATGTCCAGTTGTGACACATTTCTGTCTATttcttaatgctacagccattttctttacagctttCTCTGACAGGACTGTAATTGCCAATGCCATGGCCACCTTCCACAGCAAAACCTGCATTCGTTTTGTTCCCAGGACAGATCAAACTGACTACCTCAGCATCGAGAGCAAAGACGGGTGAGAACCACTGAAACATTTAACATAACTTATTCATGGAGTTTGGCGGTCTTTATTCCTATGCACAGTGCAATATTTCAGCTTCAGTGACATGGTGaatcttctctcttttctctcagatgCTACTCTTTTGTGGGCAGAACAGGTGGTGCTCAGGTGGTGTCTCTCAGCACGGTGGGTTGTATTTACCACGGCATTGTCGAGCACGAGCTGAACCATGCACTCGGTTTCTACCACGAGCATACTAGGAGCGACCGCGACAGGTACGTCGCCATCAACTGGGCAAACATCGACCCAGAAATGCAGTCTAATTTTAACTTGAAGAACACCAACAACCTGAAAACGCCGTACGACTACTCCTCCGTGATGCACTATGGAAAAACGGCTTTCTCCATCAACGGTCTGGACACCATCACTCCTATTCCTGATCCGTCAGTGAAGATCGGACAGAGAGACGATCTGTCTGCCACCGACATCCTGAGGATCAAAACTCTCTACAACTGCTGAACTTGTTTAGACTTTTTGTCTTGATTTAACTTTGCTGTAACATTGTATAGCTGTTAATGACAAAGCATACAGTGGTGACTTCACTTGCTGTGGTAACAAAATATGGAATCATACAATAAAAAGGCTACAAGCATGATTTTCTTAGTGTGTACTTTAAAGAGTTATTTCACCTAAACAACATGAAACAGGTTCTGTCGTTCCAGAACCATAAATCTCAAAATAAGATGTATTGCCACACCATCAATGTTCACACCTGCAATATCATGTATGTAccatgattttatttcatatcatttggTATAGTTGAACCAGCACATAGACATGCATGACTACATATAAATCTAAAAACTAAAGCTTTGAGGATAGTCATCAAATTTAGACTTTACTGCAAAAAACACTGCCTGTGAAAAAATCCTAACATACCAGGTTCTGTTGTTAGaatgtttttcaaaaatttGTCCCAAAAGATTAGACTACTCCAGGGAGTCGAGGTGGAGACTTGTTATTGTGGAGGTGGAGTCGAGGTGGAGACTTATTGGTGAAACTGATAAGAGAGGCTTAGAGATGCACCAAAATGGTTTACAAAAGTCTCTTCGAATTGAGAATATCCTGAGTAGACCATGCTAATGGACGAAATGAGGTAGCATTATATCAGCAGTGTAAGTTGAGGATAGCTTGGATAgtgacacaaaatgaaatggttTAGAAATTCTGTCCATAGTGACCAAGACAATGGTGTTATCTCAACATGTATTCTTGCATTGGGTACAGGTAGATCAGGTAGGTAGCAAAGACCTCGCTATGGTGGGCACTAAAACTGTTTCTTTAGAAACTACACTGTCCGTTTACTCCATGGGTGAGGTGCTAGAACTAATGAACCACTTTAGGAATCAAAGGACATTCTGGTAGATCAGTAAGCGGGTCTGTCTCTGTTGGTGGGTCTCTCCAGATGATGGGTTTAGTTCCCCAACACATTGGTGGTACAGTCATTGAGCTTGAGCACCTGGATTCTGGGGTCAGTTTAGATTCTTGTGACTCCAAAGTTCTGGAGAAGACATCTGGATTCTGATAGTTGGAACCTAGGCAATAAGATGGAATGAAGTCAAAGCAGGGAAAAGTCATGTTCCTCTGGTTTGGGgacattttagattttgtgGCTCCCGGATATGAGCTCGGTTTTTATGGTTGGCCCAGATCAGGACTAGATGTTTGGTCCCCTCTAAACAGCACTTTCAAAGCCAGCTTGACTACAAACAATTGACAATGTTTGCTGGGGGTCAATGAATGAGTTGGAGAAGGACAAGGGTGAAGCTCAACATCATGACTAGATCACTGGGACGGCACAGCTCCAACCCCAACACCTGAGTCTTCCCGCTTCCGTTATGAAGGCCAGGTCAGGGTCAGGAAGTGCTAGGACAGGGACTGGGGCTGATGTGAAATGATTTTATAGATCAATGGTCTTTAATCTGATTTGAAAATGGCCAGTAATGCTGCagatttcattccaaccaaaGCAACAACTCCACCTAACTCTACCTCACTAATTCATATATCTGGATTCTCAAACAAATATTAGGTGCAGGTCCTGTTTCTGTGGAGCAAAAACCTACAGACACGCATAAATTGTGGATAAAAATCACCTGATCTACATCAATACAAGTTTTGTCTGTCTGTACTGTTCATCTCAAACAGTTGGAAGGTCTCTTGGTCAGAGTTATATGAGGTGTAgcaatggtgcaaaaaaaattccTATCCAAAACGttgtaaaaatgcaaaacaacagaAAGAGCACCACCACATTCATCTGGGCCGAAACCAATCCCTGACAGCCTGAAGCTGGCTGGGGTCCATCTATATGTAACTTTTATTCATGGTGAATCCTGAGGAGATGCTTAAATGATGAAATTGATTCATCACTAGTGTAACAAACAGATGATTTTTGCAGAAGCTTTCCAAAACCTGTCTGAAGTGCAGGACATGCTCATGAAGAGATCATAAGATGAAAATATCATAGAGGTACACAATGACAAAGAGGTGTGTGATCCCTTTGTTATGATCCCTGAGGACACAATTAACATAGactgttttaattaatatgaaaGAGCGCAAGAAAACTTCAAGCCAGTTCTCTAGAAGCAGTTGTTACCTTCCTCTCCTTAAGCATTAGAGTAAGTGTTGGGTTCAGGGGATCCTCCCTTTAGTTCCACACATTAGACAGTGGACACTAACGCCTAGAGTTAATCCCCAGAGAGCCACACCAAGTTGTTTTTGTATGTGTCCATGAGTATATAAAGCCAGGTCTGACAGTAGGCAGTCACCGAGCTACAGTGAAGGAGCATCCAGATCATCTCTACACACTGAAGCATCATGGAGTCCAGAGCGTCTCTCTCCATTCTAGCCCTGCTGCTTGGCTTCTCGCAAGCTCTCTATCTCAACCAGCCTCAGCCCGTGGACATCACATCAAAGATTCTCACCACCAACAACGGTCTGATAACTCGCTGATCTCAACCACACTAGACCAGCATCATTACTGCTACACATTCTACAAATAGGGGCCTAGAAAATGTCTTTTCTAAGATAATGCTCTAAAATAATGATTCTATTTTGTGTGCTTGCACCAGTGACAGAAAGTCTGGTGGTGAGGGTTTTATTTGAGACCAGAATATTTGACTTAAAAACCTAAGACACTACAATACTGCTTATTGGTTTTGCTGTCCTTATccctttttgtttctctgtatGAAGGATCCAGTGAACTGTTGTTGGAGGGAGACATACTCTTGCCAAGAAGCAGGAACGCTCTGGTCTGCACCGACAGCAGTTGCTTTTGGAAGAAGTCCTCAAATGGCTTAGTGGAGGTGCCTTTCAAATTGAGCAGTGTTTACTGTAAGTGAAAGACTTCCTCATTCACAATGTCCAGTTATGACACATTTCTGTCTATTTCTTAATGCTACGgccattttctttacagctttCTCTGACAGGACTGTAATTGCCAATGCCATGGCCACCTTCCACAGCAAAACCTGCATTCGTTTTGTTCCCAGGACAGATCAAACTGACTACCTCAGCATCGAGAGCAAAGACGGGTGAGAACCACTGAAACATTTAACATAACTTATTCATGGAGTTTGGCGGTCTTTATTCCTATGCACAGTGCAATATTTTAGCTTCAGTGACATGGCGaatcttctctcttttctctcagatgCTACTCTGCTGTGGGCAGAACAGGTGGTGCTCAGGTGGTGTCTCTCAGCACGGTGGGTTGTATTTACCACGGCATTGTCGAGCACGAGCTGAACCATGCACTCGGTTTCTACCACGAGCATACTAGGAGCGACCGCAACAGGTACGTCACCATCAACTGGGCAAACATCGACCCAGCAATGCAGTCTAATTTTAACATGATGAACACCAACAACCTGAAAACGCCGTACGACTACTCCTCCGTGATGCACTATGGAAAAACGGCTTTCTCCATCAACGGTCTGGACACCATCACTCCTATTCCTGATCCGTCAGTGAAGATCGGACAGAGAGACGATCTGTCTCCCACCGACATCCTGAGGATCAAAACTCTCTACAACTGCT carries:
- the LOC128317462 gene encoding hatching enzyme 1.2-like, producing MESRASLSILALLLGFSQALYLNQPQPVDITSKILTTNNGSSELLLEGDILLPRSRNALVCTDNSCFWKKSSNGLVEVPFKLSSVYSFSDRTVIANAMATFHSKTCIRFVPRTDQTDYLSIESKDGCYSFVGRTGGAQVVSLSTVGCIYHGIVEHELNHALGFYHEHTRSDRDRYVAINWANIDPEMQSNFNLKNTNNLKTPYDYSSVMHYGKTAFSINGLDTITPIPDPSVKIGQRDDLSATDILRIKTLYNC
- the LOC128317461 gene encoding hatching enzyme 1.2-like — protein: MESRASLSILALLLGFSQALYLNQPQPVDITSKILTTNNGSSELLLEGDILLPRSRNALVCTDSSCFWKKSSNGLVEVPFKLSSVYSFSDRTVIANAMATFHSKTCIRFVPRTDQTDYLSIESKDGCYSAVGRTGGAQVVSLSTVGCIYHGIVEHELNHALGFYHEHTRSDRNRYVTINWANIDPAMQSNFNMMNTNNLKTPYDYSSVMHYGKTAFSINGLDTITPIPDPSVKIGQRDDLSPTDILRIKTLYNC
- the LOC117596073 gene encoding hatching enzyme 1.2-like codes for the protein MESRASLSILALLLGFSQALYLNQPQPVDITSKILTTNNGSSELLLEGDILLPRSRNGLVCTDNSCFWKKSSNGLVEVPFKLSSVYSFSDRTVIANAMATFHSKTCIRFVPRTDQTDYLSIESKDGCYSFVGRTGGAQVVSLSTVGCIYHGIVEHELNHALGFYHEHTRSDRDRYVAINWANIDPEMQSNFNLKNTNNLKTPYDYSSVMHYGKTAFSINGLDTITPIPDPSVKIGQRDDLSATDILRIKTLYNC
- the LOC117596074 gene encoding hatching enzyme 1.2-like, translating into MESRASLSILALLLGFSQALYLNQPQPVDITSKILTTNNGSSELLLEGDILLPRSRNALVCTDSSCFWKKSSNGLVEVPFKLSSVYSFSDRTVIANAMATFHSKTCIRFVPRTDQTDYLSIESKDGCYSAVGRTGGAQVVSLSTVGCIYHGIVEHELNHALGFYHEHTRSDRDRYVTINWANIDPAMQSNFNMMNTNNLKTPYDYSSVMHYGKTAFSINGLDTITPIPDPSVKIGQRDDLSPTDILRIKTLYNC